One Planctomycetaceae bacterium genomic window, AACTGGGCGTTGGGCAGGAGGGTTCCGCTGAAATCGCCAACGTCGCGGATGTCGGCCTTGACGACCGGCGCGACCTCGATGGGGACGGCCTGCGTGCCGCCGCGGCGCCCCTTGGGCGCGTCGGACGCTTGCTGCACTCGCTGGTAGATCAGCCAGCCCAGCCCCGCAAGTGCGGCCAGGGCGAGGACGATAGCGATGGCTTTTTTCATACGAACTCCTTACGCCTCGGCGCCCCCTGGGGCAGCGGGCCGGTTGGGTGGTGAGGGTTTGCCCTGCCGCCGCGGGGCGCGCGGGCGCGGGTCGGCGGGTCGGACGGCGTTGCAGAATAACTCGACCGCGAGCTTGCGCGCGTGGGCGGGCTTGAACATGTCTTCGAGATCGCGGGCCTGCGTTCGAAGCATGCCCAGGAGGAAATGGGCCAGCGCCTCAGGCGCCACGTCGGGGCGGACGGACCCTTCGCTGACGCCGCCGGCGATGATGTCGGCCACCGCCGCCACGAGGCTGCGCCGGCTCTGGAGCCATCGATCGCGGATGGCGCCTTTGCACCAGTACATGCGGGCGTCTTCGGACTGCATCATGCGGAACAACTGGCGGCGTCGAAGGAAGAACTCGCTGATCTGCCCGCACGCGCCCAGGAGGCGGCGCGGGAAGGGGGCGTCTTTGGGCACGTTGCGGCGCAGCAGAGCGCACATCTGGTCGAACCCGCTGGTGGCGACCTGGAAGAACAGATCGTCCTTGTCCTTGAAATGCAGGTAGACGGTGCCCTTGCCGACACGGGCCTCTTTGACCACGTCGTCGAGAGTGATCTCGTGCAGACGGCGGGTGGTGAACAGCTTCTCCGCCGCGTCCATGATTTCCTGTCGGCGGTCGCGCCGGGCCATGGCATGCTCCAGTCAAAACTGACCGGTCAGTACTGAATACTGGAATATAACACGCCGGCCGCGAGGACGCATCGGCAAATATTCGCCCCGACTGCAGCCCGGAAAGAACAATCGGCGACGACCACCAGGGCAACAGTCGCCATGGCACCCAGAATGGCGCCGGGCGGCCCTGCGCTTGCCTGTCCGCCGCGCGCGGTCTATCATGGCCGCTGCTATGGAGAATCCCATGATCATGCAGTATCCCGGTACGAAATCGTCCTGGCAGGGCTTCGACTGCTACAGCTTCCGCTGCAGCGGACACCAGTGCCTCATCGTCGCGCCGGACATCGAAGCCCCCGGGCGACCCTGGGTCTGGCGGGCGATCTTCTTCGGGCACGAGCCCCAGACCGACATCGCCCTGCTGCGGCGCGGATACCACATCGTCCACATGAGCGACATCGCGCCGCTGCACGGTAACGCCGCGGCCGTGCGGCACTGGAACGCGTTCTACAGGTTCCTGACCAGCGACTTGGGCTTTGCCGCCAAGGCCGTTCTGGAAGGCTTCAGCCGCGGGGGGCTCATCATCTATAACTGGGGCGCCCGAAACCCCGATAGGGTCGCCTGCATGTATGGCGACGCGCCGGTGTGCGACATCTGCAGTTGGCCTGGCGGCAAAGGCGCCGGTCGCGGGTCGCCGCCGGACTGGCGCCAGTGCAAACGCGCCCACCGTCTCAGCGAGGCGACGGCCGAAACGTTCAAGGGCAGCCCCGTCGACAACCTCGCCTCGCTGGCCAAAGCGCGCGTGCCGATCCTGCACGTCATCGGTGAGGCCGACACAGCCGTGCCCGTCGCCGAGAACTCTGACGTGGTCGAGAAGCGCTATCGCGAGCTGGGCGGGCCGATCACGGTCATCCGCAAACCCGGCTGCGAGCATCACCCGCACAGCCTCAAAGACCCCGCGCCCATCGTGAACTTCATCCTGCGACACACGCCGGGGATGGCCGCCGTCGCGCTGGAGAGCATCCGCGGCAGGGTCTGGCACGACCTGCGCGGCGGGCTGGACAACTGCCGCGTTGTTATCGAAAAGAAGAATCGCGCCCGGGTGGCCTTCCTGGGCGGGTCGATTACCGAAAGCCCCAACGGCTGGCGCGACCTGACGTGCAAGAACCTTCAGGCACGCTTCCCGGACACGCAGTTCGACTTCGTCAACGCCGGGATCAGCTCCATCGACTCCACCGGCGACGCCTTGCGCACGCAGCGGGACGTGCTCGCGCGCGGGCCGGTCGACCTGCTGTTCATCGATGCGGCCGTCAACGACCTGCACAACGAGCGCGACGCTCGCGCCCGCGTGCGGGCGATGGAGGGCATCATCCAGCAGGTCCGCCGGCACAGTCCGGCCGCCGATATCGTCATTCTCTGCTTCATTGATGCGCGGTACCTGCCGGTCCTGGCACGCAACGAGATGCCGCCCGTGATCGTCAGCCACCTCCGCGTGGCGCGGCACTACCGCCTGCCCTCGATCAACCTGGCCAAGGAAGTTCACGACCGCATCAGCGCCGGGCAGTTTGAATGGTCCGACTTTCGCGACTGCCACCCCTCGCCCTTCGGCCACGAGCTTTACGCGCGCTCGATTGAGCGGCTGTTCGACGACGCGTGGGCCAAACCGATCGAGACCGTCAAACCGCGCCCGCATGCCATGCCCAGGCCGCTCGACAAACGCAGCTACGGCCGCGCGGGGCTGGTCGATATCAGTCGGGCAAAGCGCAGTGCCGGTTGGAAGATCGTCAAACGGTGGAAGCCTTCCGATGGCGTCGGCGGGCGAAAGGGCTTTTCAGATGTTCCAGCCCTGGTGACGACAACACCGTGGCAGGAATTATCGCTGCGATTCAGCGGGACAGCCGTTGGCCTGTTCGTGGCCGCCGGCCCGGACGCGGGCATCATCAACTACTGCATCGACGGCGGAGCGCGGCGGACGTTAGACCTGTATACAAAATGGAGCCAGTGGCTTCATATCCCCTGGGCGGCGATGCTCGACGACGATCTGCCGCCGGGCAGGCATGAACTATTTATGTGGATGGACGGCCAGTCGAACCCGGCCTCGAAAGGCGCCGCCTGCCGCATCATTCACTTCCTGGTGAACGCATGAGCAACTTCTTTATCGGCATCGACGGCGGGGCCAGCAAGACGGCGGGCGTGGCCGTCGACGAGCAGGGGCAGGTGCTGGCGGCGGAGAAGACCGAAGGCTCGGCCATCTTTGCCGAACCGGCTCCGCAGCCGCTGCGCGTGCTCAAGGGGCTGGTCAAGTCGCTGCGGACCGCCGCGGGCGTCAAGAGCGAAGACCTGACGATCGGCCTGGGACTCAACGGCGTGGACTTCGACGACGAGATCCCCATGCAGCACGCGGCCATCGCCGAGGCGCTGGGCGTCGACAAGAGCAGGCTGATCCTCGTCAACGACGGGATCGTCGCGCTGTGGGGGGCCAGCTCCGCCCGCGGTGCGGCCCTGTGGCAGCACGGCTCGTCGTTCACCTCGGCGTATCGCAGCGACTACGGCCACGAGACGCTGTTCGACAGCCTCGACGTGGGCAAGTGCTACGACATCCGCGTGCAGACGGTGGCGCTGGTAGCCCGCATGATCGACGGGCGCGCCAAGCCCAGCGCGCTGCGGGACACGATCCTCCAGCACCTGGGTCTGACGCCGCGCCAGTACGCCGCCGCCGTCTGGCGCCGCCACGCTGACGCTACGCGAATGTTTACGCTGGCCAAGGTGGTCTTCGACGCCTTCGAAGCCGGCGAACCCTCGGCCGCCAAGCTCGTCGCCGCGGCGATCGACGACTACGCCATCGCCGCCTCGGCGATGATCGCCCAGACCGGGCGCAATGACGCGGAGGTGGCCTTCGGCGGCGGCGTGATCGCCCAGGCGGGAGCGACCTTCTGGCAGCGCCTCACGCAGCGCGTACACCAGCACAAGCCCGCCGCGTCAGTCATCCGAGCCCAACTGCCCCCAGAGTGCGGCGCCGCCGTGATGGCCGCCTTTGCGGCGGGGATTGATCCCAAAGCATTCTTTATGCACTTGCTCCAGTCGTGGAAAGACGCATCGGCACAGGTCTGAACCAGAGAAAGGATCGCGTCATGGGGAAGATATCTTGTCTTCAATGCGGAACGCGGAATGACGAGGAGGCCCAAGCCTGCAAGAAGTGCGGCAAGCCTATAGAGAGAATTGTGAAAGAGCCGGAGGAATTCGTCGCGTTCACACAACGAACACTGGAAGAATCCGGCGCTAACGAGCCGCGCAACGGAACAGGTATTATTCTTACGGTAATGATGGGCCCCAGCTTCCTCGCAGCTTTTTTCATGATCGCCTGGCTCCTGATCAGGTGGGAGAGCCCCAAGAATTCTTTTTGGTGGGTTCTGGGAGAGAATGCCTTCCTGGCGTTAACGTTTGTCGTCTTGGCGATAGTATCCAAGAGATACAGGGTCATAGCAGGAATTATTGGGCTGGTTCTGGTGGGACTGCTGGAAATGGGCACTGTATGGTTCATCATCATGAAAGACCTCTACACTTGGCCGTTCATTGGAGGAGCCATATTCAAGGCGGTCATTTTCCTGACGTTATTGGCCACGATGCCCGATGCGTTTCGCTTTGAAGAGAGCCTCAAGGCAAGGTAGAAGAATGAGACGGTCGAACCTTGGACGAGCTGACTCAGTGGTGAACGTGGAGATCTTTCCGGATGCTCTGATCCTGGGGCAGTCGCTGGCGATGGAGATCCTCGCCGGCGTGACCGAGGGCGCTGCGGCGGGGCGGCGGTATCTGCTGGGCTGCCCCGGCGGGCGGAGCCTTAAGAGCACGTATGACGCGCTGGGCGAACTGGCTGCGGCGGCGCAGGCGGACCTTTCGGGCGTGGTCATCGTGATGATGGACAACTACGTCCTGCCCGACGGGCGGGGCGCCTTCACGCACTGCGACGACGAGGCACATTACAGTTGCCGGCGATTCGCGCTGCGGGAGATTCGCGACGTACTCAATGTCGGCCTGTCTGCCCAAAGGCAGGTGCCGTTGCAGAATGTGTGGCTGCCGGACCCGGCTGAACCGGCGGCGTACGATCGGCAAATCGCCCAGGCTGGCGGCGTGGACCTGTTCCTCACCGCCAGTGGCGCCAGCGACGGGCACGTGGCCTTCAACGCCCCGCCGGCGCCGGCCGACTCGCGCACGCGGATCATCACGCTGGCCGAAACGACGCGACGCGACAACCTCGGGACGTTCCCCGAGTTTGAGTCGCTCGACGAGGTGCCTCGCCACGGCGTGTCGGTTGGCGTCGAGACGATCATCGAACTCTCGCGCCAGGTCGTGCTGGTGATTCACGGGGCGCACAAGGCCCCGGCCGTCGCCCGCCTCGCGGCCTGCAGCGACTACACCAGCGACTGGCCGGCGAGCCTGATCTTCCGCGCCATCGGCGGGCGGGTGCTGCTGGATGAATCCGCCGCTGTCGGATTGGGAAACAACTGACCAATGCCTCTGTGGTGAGTTTTGCGAGAACGGAACAACCATGAAGAGCGGATTGAACGTTTGCATCGTTGGCGCGGGCAGCAGCTACACGCCTGAACTGATCGCCGGACTGATCGCGCAGTCGCGAGCCGGGCTGGCAGTGGGCGAGGTGCGGCTGGTGGATGTCGACGCGCGGCGGCTGGGGATCATGGCCGCCCTGTCGCAGCGCATGTTGAACCCGGCCGGCTGCAACGTCATGCTCCACAGCGGTCTGGAACTGGAGGCGATGCTTTCGGGGGCGGATTTCGTCATCACGCAGATCCGCGTCGGCGGCATGAAGTCGCGGTACATTGACGAGTCGGTCCCGCTCAAGTACGGCCTCATCGGGCAGGAGACCACCGGCCCCGGCGGGATGTTCAAGGCCCTGCGCACGATCGGGCCGATGCTCGACGTCGCCCGCTGCGTCGAGCGCGTCTGCCCGCAGGCGTTCATCCTCAACTACACCAACCCCAGCGGGATCATCACCGAAGCCGTCAGCCGCCACAGCGGCGCCCGCATCATCGGCCTGTGCAGCGGCATGCCCGGCATCCAGGAAGATATGGTCCGCCGTCTGGCCGGGACGTATCCGGATCTCAAAACCTACTGCGCAGGGCTCAACCACCTGGGGTTCGTGCATAAGTTCATCGCCGGTGGCCGCGATGTCTCCGCCGCAGCGATGGCC contains:
- a CDS encoding TetR/AcrR family transcriptional regulator is translated as MARRDRRQEIMDAAEKLFTTRRLHEITLDDVVKEARVGKGTVYLHFKDKDDLFFQVATSGFDQMCALLRRNVPKDAPFPRRLLGACGQISEFFLRRRQLFRMMQSEDARMYWCKGAIRDRWLQSRRSLVAAVADIIAGGVSEGSVRPDVAPEALAHFLLGMLRTQARDLEDMFKPAHARKLAVELFCNAVRPADPRPRAPRRQGKPSPPNRPAAPGGAEA
- a CDS encoding GDSL-type esterase/lipase family protein, with amino-acid sequence MIMQYPGTKSSWQGFDCYSFRCSGHQCLIVAPDIEAPGRPWVWRAIFFGHEPQTDIALLRRGYHIVHMSDIAPLHGNAAAVRHWNAFYRFLTSDLGFAAKAVLEGFSRGGLIIYNWGARNPDRVACMYGDAPVCDICSWPGGKGAGRGSPPDWRQCKRAHRLSEATAETFKGSPVDNLASLAKARVPILHVIGEADTAVPVAENSDVVEKRYRELGGPITVIRKPGCEHHPHSLKDPAPIVNFILRHTPGMAAVALESIRGRVWHDLRGGLDNCRVVIEKKNRARVAFLGGSITESPNGWRDLTCKNLQARFPDTQFDFVNAGISSIDSTGDALRTQRDVLARGPVDLLFIDAAVNDLHNERDARARVRAMEGIIQQVRRHSPAADIVILCFIDARYLPVLARNEMPPVIVSHLRVARHYRLPSINLAKEVHDRISAGQFEWSDFRDCHPSPFGHELYARSIERLFDDAWAKPIETVKPRPHAMPRPLDKRSYGRAGLVDISRAKRSAGWKIVKRWKPSDGVGGRKGFSDVPALVTTTPWQELSLRFSGTAVGLFVAAGPDAGIINYCIDGGARRTLDLYTKWSQWLHIPWAAMLDDDLPPGRHELFMWMDGQSNPASKGAACRIIHFLVNA
- a CDS encoding BadF/BadG/BcrA/BcrD ATPase family protein, translating into MSNFFIGIDGGASKTAGVAVDEQGQVLAAEKTEGSAIFAEPAPQPLRVLKGLVKSLRTAAGVKSEDLTIGLGLNGVDFDDEIPMQHAAIAEALGVDKSRLILVNDGIVALWGASSARGAALWQHGSSFTSAYRSDYGHETLFDSLDVGKCYDIRVQTVALVARMIDGRAKPSALRDTILQHLGLTPRQYAAAVWRRHADATRMFTLAKVVFDAFEAGEPSAAKLVAAAIDDYAIAASAMIAQTGRNDAEVAFGGGVIAQAGATFWQRLTQRVHQHKPAASVIRAQLPPECGAAVMAAFAAGIDPKAFFMHLLQSWKDASAQV
- a CDS encoding zinc ribbon domain-containing protein, whose amino-acid sequence is MGKISCLQCGTRNDEEAQACKKCGKPIERIVKEPEEFVAFTQRTLEESGANEPRNGTGIILTVMMGPSFLAAFFMIAWLLIRWESPKNSFWWVLGENAFLALTFVVLAIVSKRYRVIAGIIGLVLVGLLEMGTVWFIIMKDLYTWPFIGGAIFKAVIFLTLLATMPDAFRFEESLKAR
- a CDS encoding 6-phosphogluconolactonase — its product is MVNVEIFPDALILGQSLAMEILAGVTEGAAAGRRYLLGCPGGRSLKSTYDALGELAAAAQADLSGVVIVMMDNYVLPDGRGAFTHCDDEAHYSCRRFALREIRDVLNVGLSAQRQVPLQNVWLPDPAEPAAYDRQIAQAGGVDLFLTASGASDGHVAFNAPPAPADSRTRIITLAETTRRDNLGTFPEFESLDEVPRHGVSVGVETIIELSRQVVLVIHGAHKAPAVARLAACSDYTSDWPASLIFRAIGGRVLLDESAAVGLGNN
- a CDS encoding 6-phospho-beta-glucosidase (catalyzes the fromation of N-acetyl-D-glucosamine and N-acetyl-D-glucosamine-6-phosphate from diacetylchitobiose-6-phosphate), which codes for MKSGLNVCIVGAGSSYTPELIAGLIAQSRAGLAVGEVRLVDVDARRLGIMAALSQRMLNPAGCNVMLHSGLELEAMLSGADFVITQIRVGGMKSRYIDESVPLKYGLIGQETTGPGGMFKALRTIGPMLDVARCVERVCPQAFILNYTNPSGIITEAVSRHSGARIIGLCSGMPGIQEDMVRRLAGTYPDLKTYCAGLNHLGFVHKFIAGGRDVSAAAMAELIAQMRAEGSENSLDWASMLEALGAWPIAYIHYFLHRRRMVEHAQAAPRTRAQDIEEIERQVFDQAADPSCSDKPDALQRRGGGGYANITFETMRAIVDNTGAELTVSTPNRGAVEGIEPAAVVEVTCRVDAAGAAPIPVGPLPLAWRGLVLAVKAYETLTVEAAVTRSRTTAIRALMNHPLVGDLDAATKVVDEMLAAHGLTY